A genomic region of Aspergillus oryzae RIB40 DNA, chromosome 1 contains the following coding sequences:
- a CDS encoding Hsp70 family protein (molecular chaperones HSP70/HSC70, HSP70 superfamily), giving the protein MSSRFKSFTFGTKRNKHSAQPAPVQQQQPPPNASSNTLVAPPSNATSPSSPPSHHSSSTTSLPMNNQNPLGRPPSYTYQRPTSPMPPGQQLSHHPAPLNTNLHYTQQTVQPLGAPPGYGLQQPVAAHGMGQGMPQPQYGVRNPAVEVEGAGRSKAQLIVGIDFGTTFSGVAFAFATNNEAREDIITEWPGAGTHTKQKIPTVLYYDQYQKVVGWGPDIADALAPTGYPKQGVQKVEWFKLQLMLSGNTYIDPINLPPLPPGKSEIDVAADYLFKLRQAMRAQLQKTLGEVFTREERNIRYYLTVPAIWNDAGKAATRAAALQAGFLRDENDNRLTLISEPEAAALFCAKTGLLNLKVGDAILIVDCGGGTVDLIAYEVEEEQPFSVAECTAGSGDSCGSTALNRNFSNILRAKIRKMKLPDGSRTAGKVYAKCIMDFENRIKADFRNNGQKWAVDVGIEADFPDAGIEEGYMTFTNEEILQCFEPVVNRILELVRNQIIAIQAQNRSLQNVLVVGGFGASEYLFQQIKLHVPPQYQSKVVRPMDSVAAIVKGAVTAGITERVITHRVARRHYLMATLQPFKEGYHPEQYRVPSLDGRDRCKYTRQIFVQKGERVKIGEPVKVSFFRQVAPGATLMYEDILYACDEDVCPEYTKDPRIKEVVTLTSDLSRKNLETDFERMDTPQGVFYRVYFDIYLTLDGSEFSAELVCQGEVMGRCRAKFR; this is encoded by the exons CGCATCGAGCAATACACTCGTCGCCCCGCCTTCGAACGCCACCTCACCTAGTTCCCCACCTTCTCACCATAGTTCGTCCACGACGAGTCTTCCGATGAACAACCAAAACCCTCTGGGGCGACCCCCCAGCTATACATACCAGCGGCCGACCAGCCCGATGCCCCCAGGCCAGCAGTTGAGTCATCACCCCGCACCGTTGAACACCAACTTGCACTATACGCAACAGACCGTCCAACCTTTGGGTGCTCCTCCGGGGTATGGTTTGCAACAGCCGGTCGCAGCTCATGGAATGGGCCAGGGAATGCCCCAGCCCCAATACGGGGTGCGGAATCCCGCGGTTGAGGTCGAAGGTGCCGGTCGGAGTAAGGCCCAGCTGATTGTCGGCATTGACTTTGGCACCACATTCTCCGGTGTCGCATTTGCTTTCGCGACCAACAATGAAGCAAGAGAGGACATCATTACGGAATGGCCTGGAGCAGGAACTCATACCAAACAGAAG ATCCCCACCGTCCTATACTACGATCAGTACCAGAAAGTGGTGGGATGGGGCCCGGATATTGCTGATGCGCTGGCTCCCACGGGCTATCCGAAGCAGGGAGTGCAGAAGGTCGAATGGTTCAAGCTCCAGCTTATGCTGTCCGGAAACACATACATCGATCCGATTAATCTGCCGCCCCTCCCGCCCGGTAAGTCAGAAATCGATGTGGCCGCCGATTACCTCTTCAAGCTACGACAGGCGATGCGCGCTCAGCTACAGAAGACCCTCGGTGAGGTGTTTACTCGGGAAGAGCGCAACATCCGGTACTACCTCACAGTGCCAGCTATCTGGAACGATGCGGGCAAGGCAGCGACACGAGCGGCGGCTTTACAAGCTGGGTTCTTGCGGGACGAGAACGATAATCGCCTAACGTTGATCTCCGAGCCGGAGGCTGCCGCTCTGTTCTGTGCAAAGACCGGGTTGCTCAATCTGAAGGTCGGCGATGCAATCCTGATTGTggattgtggtggtggaacTGTGGATTTGATCGCCTacgaggttgaggaggaacAGCCATTCAGTGTCGCCGAATGTACAGCTGGATCGGGTGACTCATGCGGCTCAACGGCTCTCAATCGGAACTTCAGCAACATCCTTCGTGCGAAAATCCGTAAGATGAAGCTCCCTGACGGGTCCCGCACGGCAGGTAAGGTGTATGCGAAGTGTATTATGGACTTTGAGAACCGGATTAAGGCCGATTTCCGAAACAATGGACAGAAGTGGGCTGTAGATGTCGGCATTGAGGCCGACTTCCCAGATGCCGGCATCGAGGAGGGCTATATGACGTTTACCAACGAAGAGATCCTTCAATGCTTTGAGCCCGTCGTCAACCGTATTCTGGAGTTGGTCAGAAACCAGATCATCGCTATCCAAGCGCAGAACCGGTCTCTACAG AACGTCCTTGTGGTGGGTGGGTTCGGCGCATCTGAGTATCTCTTCCAACAGATCAAACTCCATGTACCGCcccaatatcaatcaaaGGTTGTCCGTCCGATGGACTCTGTCGCTGCGATCGTTAAGGGCGCTGTCACTGCTGGAATCACGGAACGTGTGATCACACACCGTGTTGCTCGCCGACACTACCTTATGGCCACATTGCAGCCCTTCAAAGAAGGATATCACCCGGAACAATATCGTGTTCCTAGTTTAGACGGCAGAGATCGCTGCAAGTACACGCGACAGATCTTTGTGCAAAAGGGTGAGAGAGTGAAGATTGGGGAGCCGGTCAAGGTTAGCTTTTTCCGACAGGTTGCGCCGGGAGCAACCCTGATGTATGAGGATATTCTGTACGCCTGCGACGAGGATGTCTGCCCTGAATACACGAAAGACCCCC GGATCAAGGAGGTCGTGACACTTACTTCGGATCTCTCGCGCAAGAACCTGGAAACCGATTTCGAGCGCATGGATACCCCTCAGGGAGTCTTCTACCGTGTATACTTCGACATCTACCTCACACTCGATGGCAGTGAATTCAGCGCCGAACTCGTCTGCCAGGGCGAGGTTATGGGCCGATGCCGAGCCAAATTCCGGTAA
- a CDS encoding heme-dependent oxidative N-demethylase family protein (predicted protein), which translates to MNTLTCVGLLFLFLSFIGARFRNYLPWLQPKHHPQDVSCEDLKPPPIKGRERYRVMMDIRKLDAQNWLTIDKNYMAEHQVRSQLLQQEKQKVLQCLPESYEACLEALEEVVDFLCQRFPDKFEHKRSGDESTVHNKVTGETFVFGGQNKQVDPLEIAVRLTMEDLSILMKNEDDEYYLAASASLFPVGWTVQERIGWTISRLHEPVPLWHQQVAASVSKFLNRLTPSSPMERSNYFVEVKRPDEDLFETLYRPTTLFEDNPNPSPEDIVIRRERQTFRRLPRTGTLVFGVKTFLTTMDELPMQELRNLAKEIKSWPDYVGEYKGREVWGAKALEFCEKRSREEEKLKEEMLSCFLLLLLLLLLLLLLPLVIVIS; encoded by the exons ATGAATACCCTTACATGCGTTGgacttttatttctttttctgtcctTCATTGGTGCTAGATTCCGAAACTATCTTCCCTGGCTTCAGCCCAAACACCACCCACAAGATGTTAGTTGCGAGGACCTTAAGCCTCCTCCCATCAaagggagggagagataTAGAGTCATGATGGATATTCGGAAGCTGGATGCCCAGAACTGGCTTACCATCGACAAGAACTACATGGCGGAGCATCAGGTCCGGAGTCAATTGCTGCAacaggaaaagcaaaaggtcCTCCAATGCCTCCCAGAGTCATACGAAGCATGCCTTGAAGcgttggaggaggtggttgatTTTCTGTGCCAGCGGTTTCCAGACAAATTCGAACATAAGAGGTCCGGCGACGAGTCGACCGTTCACAACAAGGTGACCGGCGAAACATTCGTGTTTGGAGGTCAAAACAAGCAGGTCGATCCGCTCGAGATAGCGGTGAGATTGACCATGGAAGACCTAAGcatcttgatgaagaatgagGACGACGAGTACTACTT GGCTGCCAGTGCAAGCCTCTTTCCGGTAGGATGGACTGTACAAGAACGAATCGGATGGACAATCTCCCGGCTTCATGAACCCGTGCCTCTGTGGCATCAGCAAGTTGCCGCTTCTGTTAGCAA GTTTTTGAATCGCCTTAcgccatcttcaccaatgGAACGGTCAAACTACTTTGTTGAAGTGAAGCGCCCTGATGAAGATCTATTTGAGACCCTTTATCGTCCTACGACATTGTTTGAggacaaccccaacccatcCCCTGAGGATATCGTCATCCGCCGTGAGCGACAGACCTTCCGTAGACTGCCTCGGACTGGAACACTCGTTTTTGGCGTCAAGACGTTTCTTACCACCATGGATGAACTGCCCATGCAGGAACTGCGAAATTTagccaaagaaatcaaaagCTGGCCGGATTATGTCGGCGAATacaaaggaagggaagtatGGGGGGCGAAGGCGTTGGAATTCTGTGAGAAGCGAAgccgagaggaagaaaagctcaaggaagag ATGCTGtcatgttttcttcttcttcttcttcttcttcttcttcttcttcttcttcctcttgtcATTGTGATTTCATGA
- a CDS encoding uncharacterized protein (predicted protein) → MAKRVTLFEPPPLDSSKAPIENVLELTPVIDIGPDVFTNTRPLWHPPGARGIYGGAAIAQSLAAAMRTVPSDFAVHSMHCYFVLAGDSEIPILYHVERVRDGRSFITRTVQARQRGRPIFTTTLSFSRANSGGKKKLEHATSMPDVTLPDDSPADVKRRLYNAGGGPFESHKLGTVNRDSSKPEDKRIRRCMRARGNISEAGGHHAHLSALAYVTDSYFIGTVSRVHDIPRFASPAELKAALNALKNPSDLDDDEISRAFKELKEEEAAELRRRLEGALSKAEDPKNKHKHKEVGMMVSLDHSIYFHNPWAFRADEWMVTEMESPWAGEGRGLVLQNIWSKDGTLIATCTQEGVVRLKQDEPPRSKI, encoded by the exons ATGGCGAAAAGAGTGACTCTCTTTGAACCTCCCCCACTGGATTCTTCCAAAGCACCCATCGAAAATGTCTTGGAGTTAACGCCCGTGATAGACATTGGTCCA GATGTTTTTACAAATACTCGTCCTCTCTGGCACCCACCTGGCGCGCGGGGCATCTACGGAGGTGCGGCAATTGCCCAGTCGCTCGCCGCGGCCATGCGGACGGTTCCGTCGGATTTCGCCGTCCACAGTATGCACTGCTATTTCGTCCTCGCCGGTGATTCCGAAATTCCCATTCTATACCATGTCGAGCGAGTGCGCGATGGAAGGAGTTTCATCACACGCACTGTCCAAGCCAGGCAGCGCGGTCGACCAATTTTCACCACCACCTTGAGTTTCAGTAGGGCCAATAGCggcggaaagaagaagttggaaCATGCAACATCAATGCCTGATGTTACGCTGCCGGATGATTCTCCTGCAGACGTAAAGAGGAGACTTTATAACGCTGGAGGCGGGCCATTCGAGTCGCACAAACTCGGGACTGTGAACC GGGATTCATCTAAGCCTGAAGATAAGCGAATCCGACGCTGCATGCGCGCACGAGGAAACATCTCCGAGGCCGGCGGCCACCACGCCCATCTTTCCGCCCTCGCTTATGTGACCGATAGCTATTTCATCGGAACTGTATCACGCGTCCATGACATCCCTCGGTTTGCCTCCCCTGCCGAACTCAAGGCAGCCCTAAACGCACTGAAGAACCCATCCGACTTGGATGACGACGAAATCTCGCGAGCATTcaaggagttgaaggaagaagaagccgcagAATTGCGCCGTCGGCTGGAGGGCGCCCTCAGTAAAGCTGAGGACCCGAAGAACAAACACAAGCATAAAGAGGTCGGCATGATGGTCAGTCTTGATCATTCGATTTACTTCCACAATCCTTGGGCGTTTCGCGCAGACGAGTGGATGGTCACGGAGATGGAGAGCCCTTGGGCTGGCGAGGGAAGGGGTTTGGTTCTCCAAAACATCTGGTCTAAAGATGGAACATTAATCGCCACGTGCACACAAGAG GGTGTTGTAAGATTAAAACAAGATGAGCCTCCTCGGTCGAAGATATAG
- a CDS encoding uncharacterized protein (predicted protein), whose product MDSPQYQELGLVSQEQQPIDQETVRATWKFLAGLSSNLTLVGFLVMPLAFEGAKDESLGDKTGTAVAALALIGNAYLLSLILFGAQYRKRTYLIHSVFLPCLFSNLLGLLNVVLNILCRKLLPIGRLETVGMVLASIFAVLYALCALWAYGRDIADEIRVDDADRTMIPLTEEEMQRQQLLRLLQENQGKKRSSAKVMQKTFRVKVPEHINPGKGWDSFMPPPRENNYYS is encoded by the exons atggaTTCCCCTCAATATCAAGAGCTTGGACTTGTGTCGCAGGAGCAACAACCGATCGACCAGGAAACAGTGCGAGCGACTTGGAAATTCCTGGCGGGCTTATCGTCGAACCTGACGCTTGTGGG ATTCCTGGTCATGCCTCTAGCATTTGAGGGCGCCAAGGATGAATCTCTCGGGGACAAGACCGGCACAGCTGTAGCAGCATTGGCATTGATCGGAAACGCATACCTTTTGTCGCTCATCTTGTTCGGCGCCCAGTATCGTAAGCGTACATATTTGATTCATTCTGTCTTCCT ACCTTGTCTATTCTCCAATCTCCTCGGCCTATTAAACGTCGTTCTTAATATTCTCTGTCGAAAGTTACTCCCCATCGGCCGCTTGGAAACAGTGGGCATGGTTCTTGCCTCTATATTCGCAGTCCTCTACGCGTTGTGCGCATTATGGGCCTACGGAAGAGACATCGCAGACGAGATTCGAGTCGACGATGCCGATCGTACAATGATCCCTTTGACTGAAGAGGAGATGCAACGACAAcagctcctccggcttcttcaagaaaatcaaggtAAAAAGAGATCGAGCGCCAAGGTTATGCAAAAGACCTTCAGGGTTAAAGTTCCAGAACACATCAATCCGGGGAAAGGATGGGATTCTTTCATGCCTCCTCCTCGCGAGAACAATTATTATAGCTGA
- a CDS encoding uncharacterized protein (synaptic vesicle transporter SVOP and related transporters (major facilitator superfamily)) codes for MPNTSLPVESCHIREIIKGTFSPWSCCHMGSKTVVAFQPHDPDHPNNWSKFWKIFVLVTGANEVMNSTVGSSVTGGATKAIAQEFNVTNQQILVLPISMFLVGYILGPLLWGPLSEAQGRRYPLLVAFVLYTVFMMASALAKSYLSLLIFRLLDGMAASAPIAIVGGIYADIEADPTARGRLMAYYMTATTIGPVLGPLASGFLVSYGWRSCFWFGLAYAGISLPMALLMPETYAPIILQRRAKRLRKETGNSNIISPLELGSRDFKRTLAISLARPLRMLFYEPITSCSCLYLALTYAIFYLYFQAYPLVFQGIYGMGPAKSGLCFLPIGVGAVVGCVIFMWYDRFLSRAKARNAKWAYIEEYRRLPLACLGGPLYVVAIFFMGWTAFPSVHWSIPALSGIPFGAGYLLNFMAMANYMADAYETYSASAMSASACTRSILGAMLPLATKPMFDRLGINWAYTLVGFLSLGVTILDLY; via the exons ATGCCTAACACTTCACTGCCAGTGGAATCATGTCATATAAGAGAGATAATAAAAG GCACATTTTCTCCCTGGAGTTGCTGTCATATGGGATCAAAAACCGTGGTGGCTTTTCAGCCACACGATCCAGATCACCCTAACAATTGGTCAAAG TTTTGGAAAATATTCGTGCTTGTTACTGGTGCCAATGAGGTCATGAATAGCACTGTCGGGTCCTCAGTCACAGGCGGAGCTACAAAAGCAATCGCCCAAGAATTTAACGTGACAAATCAGCAGATCCTTGTCCTACCGATTTCGATGTTCCTCGTTGGCTATATCCTGGGGCCTCTGTTATGGGGCCCGTTATCGGAGGCTCAGGGACGAAGGTATCCTTTATTGGTAGCTTTTGTGTTATATACCGTCTTCATGATGGCATCTGCCTTAGCAAAGTCGTATCTATCTTTGCTTATCTTCAGGTTGCTCGATGGAATGGCTGCTTCTGCGCCTATCGCTATCGTTGGCGGCATCTATGCCGATATAGAGGCAGATCCTACGGCTCGTGGTCGACTCATGGCGTATTACATGACG GCTACAACTATAGGGCCCGTCCTTGGGCCTCTCGCGTCAGGTTTCCTCGTGAGTTATGGCTGGAGATCATGTTTTTGGTTTGGTCTCGCGTATGCAGGCATTAGTCTACCTATGGCTCTCCTGATGCCTGAAACATACGCGCCTATAATCCTTCAACGGAGAGCTAAGAGGCTACGGAAAGAGACGGGCAATTCAAATATAATATCGCCGTTGGAGCTCGGTAGCCGAGATTTTAAACGAACACTGGCTATCAGTTTGGCACGGCCATTACGAATGTTGTTCTATGAGCCTATCACATCTTGTTCCTGCTTATACCTCGCTCTTACCTACGCAATATTCTATCTCTACTTTCAGGCCTATCCATTGGTTTTCCAGG GTATCTACGGAATGGGCCCAGCTAAATCTGGACTTTGCTTCCTTCCAA TCGGCGTCGGCGCTGTAGTTGGTTGCGTGATATTTATGTGGTACGACCGGTTTTTATCCCGAGCAAAAGCGCGGAATGCAAAATGGGCATATATTGAAGAATACCGTCGTCTTCCCCTTGCTTGTCTCGGGGGGCCACTATACGTTGTAGCGATCTTCTTCATGGGTTGGACAGCTTTTCCCAGCGTCCACTGGTCGATTCCCGCATTGTCGGGGATTCCGTTCGGGGCGGGATACTTGTTGAATTTCATGGCCATGGCGAATTACATGGCGGACGCCTACGAGACGTACTCTGCTAGCGCTATGTCCGCATCTGCCTGTACACGGAGTATTTTGGGGGCTATGTTGCCGTTAGCGACCAAGCCAATGTTCGATCGCCTTGGGATAAATTGGGCATACACTCTTGTGGGATTTTTGAGCCTTGGGGTCACA ATTCTTGACTTATATTAA
- a CDS encoding alpha-amylase (glycosidases) has protein sequence MPSKVTQYLTGVPHTDCLGTEAVDTSIEVERRMMTHPSYIWLYLSENQLFLVGYFHQFHFVASHSGFLSIQAINVTHSILVSLTSLFTSGRSVDTKYVVKIEEAQHLTKLPSWDTPDNSLMLQGFEWHVPDDQGHWKRLQRSLVSLKSIGVDSIWIPPGCKAMNPSGNGYDIYDLYDLGEFDQKGSRSTKWGSKTELQSLACSARNLGIGICWDAVLNHKAGADYTERFSAVKVDPKDRSVEIFAAREIEGWVGFSFPGRGGIYSSMKYSWHHFSGVDWDEARKKNAIYRVASKRWSDDVAHEKGNYDYLMFADLDYSNLEVQKDVLRWGEWIGSQLPLWGMRLDASKHYSADFQKKFVNHVRATVGPQIFFVAEYWSGDVRVLMHYLQKMDYQLSLFDAPLVGRFSRISRTGEDLREIFDDTLVGNKPAHAITLVMNHDTVRERQSLEAPIASFFKPLAYALILLRDKGQPCIFYGDLYGIRRGVKNPMTPSCGGKLPVLARARKLYAYGEQCDYFDQANCIGFVRYGNLHHPSGLACIMSNGGASQKRMYVGRSHAKERWTDILGWHPKTVIIDKKGYGIFPVSAMQVSVWVNSAAEARESLQEPFEEKIYEN, from the exons ATGCCTTCCAAGGTCACACAGTATCTGACCGGTGTTCCACACACCGACTGCTTGGGTACCGAAGCAGTTGATACGTCTATTGAAGTAGAACGGCGCATGATGACGCATCCGTCCTATATTTGGCTATACCTGTCAGAAAATcagctttttcttgttgggtATTTTCATCAGTTTCACTTCGTAGCCTCTCATAGcggctttctttctattcaagCCATCAATGTTACCCATTCCATCCTGGT TTCTCTTACTTCTCTATTCACAAGCGGTCGGTCTGTGGATACTAAATACGTGGTTAAAATAGAAGAGGCACAGCATCTTACTAAACTCCCATCATGGGATACCCCTGACAATTCGCTCATGCTACAAGGTTTTGAATGGCATGTTCCAGATGATCAAGGGCATTGGAAACGTCTTCAACGCTCACTAGTGAGTCTAAAATCGATTGGTGTCGACAGTATTTGGATTCCACCGGGATGTAAAGCAATGAACCCTTCCGGTAATGGCTATGACATCTATGATCTATACGACCTAGGAGAATTCGACCAGAAGGGATCACGATCTACAAAATGGGGCAGCAAGACAGAACTCCAATCACTAGCTTGCTCTGCGCGGAATCTCGGGATTGGCATTTGCTGGGATGCAGTTCTTAACCACAAAGCTGGTGCGGATTATACAGAACGGTTTTCGGCTGTAAAAGTGGACCCAAAAG ACCGCAGTGTTGAAATCTTCGCTGCAAGGGAGATTGAAGGCTGGGTTGGATTCAGTTTCCCGGGCCGTGGCGGCATATATAGTTCTATGAAATATAGCTGGCATCATTTCAGCGGCGTTGACTGGGATGAAGCTCGGAAGAAAAATGCGATATACAGAGTTGCTAGCAAACGATGGTCTGATGATGTGGCCCACGAGAAGGGAAACTATGACTATCTTATGTTCGCCGACCTAGATTATTCCAACCTAGAAGTTCAGAAGGACGTTCTCCGATGGGGAGAATGGATAGGAAGCCAATTACCTCTCTGGGGTATGAGGTTAGATGCAAGCAAACACTACTCGGCTGATTTCCAGAAGAAATTTGTCAATCACGTTCGAGCAACTGTCGGGCCGCAGATTTTCTTCGTTGCAGAGTATTGGAGCGGCGATGTCAGGGTTCTTATGCATTACCTACAGAAGATGGATTACCAGCTGTCTCTGTTCGATGCACCCTTAGTCGGGCGCTTCTCGAGGATCTCGCGCACGGGAGAAGATCTTCGCGAGATCTTCGATGATACGCTGGTAGGGAACAAGCCTGCACACGCAATT ACTCTAGTTATGAATCATGACACGGTaagagaga GACAGTCCCTAGAG GCTCCAATTGCATCATTCTTCAAGCCACTCGCCTATGCATTAATTCTACTCCGAGACAAGGGGCAGCCGTGTATATTTTATGGAGACCTTTACGGTATCAGACGCGGCGTCAAAAATCCCATGACTCCATCCTGTGGCGGAAAGCTTCCAGTTCTTGCACGGGCTCGTAAGCTTTATGCTTACGGCGAACAATGCGACTATTTTGATCAAGCCAATTGCATCG GATTCGTCCGTTATGGCAACTTGCATCACCCGTCCGGTCTAGCATGCATCATGAGCAACGGGGGTGCGTCTCAGAAACGTATGTACGTCGGACGGAGCCATGCCAAGGAGCGATGGACAGACATTTTGGGGTGGCATCCAAAGACAGTTATCATCGATAAGAAAGGTTATGGGATATTTCCTGTTTCTGCAATGCAGGTTAGTGTCTGGGTGAACTCGGCCGCAGAAGCGAGAGAAAGTCTTCAAGAGCCTTT CGAGGAGAAGATTTACGAGAATTGA
- a CDS encoding putative mitochondrial phosphate carrier protein (Mir1) (mitochondrial phosphate carrier protein), with amino-acid sequence MSAKAESPAPAAPQQLSGLALYSRFAFAGAVCCSVTHGALTPVDVVKTRIQLDPVTYNRGLVGGFRQVIANEGAGALLTGFGPTAAGYFLQGAFKFGGYEFFKQQWINQLGYETASNNRTAVYLASSATAEFFADIALCPLEATRIRLVSQPTFATGLLSGFGKILKNEGVGAFYSGFGPILFKQVPYTMAKFVVFEKVSEAIYRGFDKETLSDGAKTTINLGSGLIAGFAAALVSQPADTMLSKINKTPGEPGEGTVSRLIKIGKELGLRGSYAGIGARLFMVGTLTAGQFAIYGDIKRLLGATGGVEIGK; translated from the exons ATGTCCGCTAAAGCTGAATCTCCCGCCCCCGCTGCTCCTCAGCAGCTCAGCGGCCTTGCTCTCTACTCCAGATTCGCCTTCGCTGGTGCTGTCTGCTGCTCCGTCACCCACGGAGCTCTTACTCCTGTCGATGT CGTCAAGACAAGAATCCAGCTTGACCCCGTCACCTACAACCGTGGTCTGGTCGGTGGTTTCCGTCAGGTTATTGCCAACGAGGGTGCTGGCGCTCTCCTGACTGGTTTCGGCCCTACCGCCGCCGGTTACTTCCTCCAGGGTGCTTTCAAGTTCGGTGGTTATGAGTTCTTCAAGCAGCAGTGGATTAACCAGCTCGGTTACGAGACTGCCTCCAACAACCGCACCGCTGTCTACCTTGCCTCTTCCGCCACTGCCGAGTTCTTCGCCGATATCGCCCTCTGCCCTCTTGAAGCTACCCGTATCCGTCTCGTCTCCCAGCCCACTTTCGCTACCGGTCTCCTGAGCGGTTTTGGTAAGATCCTCAAGAACGAGGGTGTCGGCGCTTTCTACTCTGGATTCGGTCCCATTCTTTTCAAGCA GGTTCCCTACACCATGGCCAAGTTCGTCGTTTTCGAGAAGGTCTCTGAGGCTATTTACCGCGGTTTCGACAAGGAGACCCTCTCCGATGGTGCTAAGACTACTATCAACCTTGGCTCTGGTCTCATTGCTGGTTTCGCTGCCGCTCTCGTCTCCCAGCCCGCCGATACCATGCTGagcaagatcaacaagaccCCCGGTGAGCCTGGTGAGGGTACCGTCTCTCGTCTCATCAAGATCGGTAAGGAGCTTGGTCTCCGTGGCTCCTACGCCGGTATTGGTGCCCGTCTCTTCATGGTTGGTACCCTGACTGCTGGTCAGTTCGCCATCTACGGTGACATCAAGCGTCTCTTGGGTGCCACCGGTGGTGTTGAGATCGGCAAATAG
- a CDS encoding uncharacterized protein (predicted protein) → MLKNESLRVGRRPRYPLLIVQLNVATQKTLRSLWHLVPRFIRVQCYRVLLKLGSHCYPRSFTGLVYRLPFGLYAKECNRSPRNEAETLQLVEQYTSIPAPLWVDDYQGTHPVFIMTAMPGQPLEAVFHRLSYSEREQLSKDLKSFLLQLRCIPNQTSYCFGNSHGGPLNDHRFPSGTCERFPEIQDIIRDAFGEGNYEEELKAERLLCTDV, encoded by the exons ATGTTGAAGAACGAATCGCTGAGGGTTGGCCGTCGCCCCCGTTAT CCACTTTTGATAGTCCAATTGAATGTAGCGACACAGAAAACATTACGCTCTCTCTGGCATCTCGTGCCTAGGTTTATACGTGTCCAGTGCTACCGCGTCCTCCTGAAACTAGGCAGCCATTGCTACCCACGATCTTTCACTGGCCTCGTGTACCGGCTGCCGTTCGGACTGTATGCCAAAGAATGCAACCGCTCTCCTCGAAACGAAGCTGAGACACTACAATTAGTAGAACAGTACACTTCGATTCCAGCACCGCTCTGGGTGGATGATTACCAGGGGACGCACCCcgtcttcatcatgacaGCTATGCCCGGACAGCCACTAGAAGCGGTCTTTCACCGACTCTCATACTCGGAGCGCGAGCAGCTGTCGAAAGACTTGAAGAGTTTCTTGTTGCAGCTGCGGTGCATTCCGAACCAGACCTCGTACTGCTTCGGCAACAGTCATGGTGGCCCGCTGAACGATCATCGGTTTCCCTCCGGCACATGCG AACGATTCCCGGAAATTCAAGACATCATTCGTGATGCATTCGGAGAGGGTAATTATGAGGAGGAACTAAAAGCTGAGAGGCTACTATG TACGGACGTGTAA